The proteins below come from a single Mycolicibacterium sp. TY81 genomic window:
- a CDS encoding aldehyde dehydrogenase family protein has protein sequence MTSATATITVCSPADGRVIDSIPAMSVEAVAAVIADLRVEQAGWAGLSPRARAAHLLKYRDWLLDNECRLAVMLQRETGKPWAEANLEIPYIVDAINYYARTAPGLLADRTPPRHGMIAATKRQLLVQRPYPVVGVITPWNFPLGLSLLDAVPALLAGAAVVVKPSEFTPLTVAAAVDGWKAVGAPRVLECVTGGGETGAAVVDNVDYIQFTGSTRTGKTIAHAAAERLIPCGLELGGKDAMIVLDDADVARAANAAVWGGMANSGQMCTSVERVYVQAGVYDEFVGLVVEKLKALRVGEDDQQFRYDVGPLATEAQLAIVQQHVDDAVARGATVLTGGARVESTGFFEPTVLVEVDHSMLCMQRETFGPTLPIMKVRDEDEAVRLANHSDYGLSATVFCGNRTRAERVACRLDVGAVNINDVFGNLFTLSLPQGGWKQSGLGRRNGADAVLKYARPQAIVSARVQPDSEFIWYPYTAIRGAIVHRVGRLLGARDLLRRLG, from the coding sequence TTGACTTCAGCCACGGCCACCATCACGGTCTGTTCTCCGGCTGATGGCCGGGTCATCGATTCGATACCGGCGATGAGCGTCGAGGCGGTGGCCGCGGTGATCGCGGACCTCCGTGTCGAACAGGCCGGGTGGGCCGGCCTGTCGCCGCGAGCGCGGGCAGCGCATCTGCTGAAATACCGGGACTGGTTGCTGGACAACGAATGTCGGCTGGCGGTGATGCTGCAGCGCGAGACCGGCAAGCCATGGGCCGAGGCCAATCTCGAGATCCCGTACATCGTGGATGCGATCAACTACTACGCGCGGACCGCACCCGGATTGCTCGCGGACCGCACGCCGCCGCGCCACGGCATGATCGCGGCGACCAAACGCCAACTTCTGGTGCAGCGGCCGTACCCGGTCGTGGGTGTGATCACCCCGTGGAACTTCCCGCTGGGGCTGTCGCTGCTGGATGCCGTGCCCGCGTTGCTCGCCGGGGCCGCCGTGGTGGTCAAGCCCTCGGAGTTCACCCCGTTGACGGTGGCAGCGGCGGTTGACGGCTGGAAAGCCGTTGGTGCGCCGCGGGTTCTGGAGTGCGTGACCGGTGGGGGTGAGACCGGTGCGGCTGTCGTCGACAACGTCGACTACATCCAGTTCACGGGCTCGACGCGAACCGGTAAGACCATTGCGCATGCGGCTGCCGAGCGGTTGATTCCGTGCGGTCTGGAGCTCGGTGGCAAGGACGCGATGATCGTGCTCGACGACGCGGACGTGGCGCGGGCGGCGAATGCGGCGGTGTGGGGCGGCATGGCCAATTCGGGCCAGATGTGTACCTCGGTCGAACGGGTCTACGTGCAGGCGGGTGTGTACGACGAGTTCGTCGGTCTCGTTGTCGAGAAGCTGAAAGCCTTGCGCGTGGGGGAGGACGACCAGCAATTCCGGTATGACGTGGGGCCGTTGGCCACCGAGGCGCAGCTGGCGATCGTGCAACAGCACGTGGACGATGCGGTGGCCCGCGGCGCCACGGTGCTGACCGGCGGCGCACGGGTCGAGAGCACCGGCTTCTTCGAGCCCACGGTCCTGGTCGAGGTCGACCACTCGATGCTGTGTATGCAGCGGGAGACGTTCGGTCCGACGCTGCCGATCATGAAGGTGCGGGACGAAGACGAGGCGGTCCGGCTGGCCAACCACTCGGATTACGGCTTGTCGGCGACGGTGTTCTGCGGCAACAGAACTCGGGCGGAACGAGTGGCGTGCCGGCTCGATGTCGGCGCGGTGAACATCAACGACGTGTTCGGCAATCTGTTCACGCTGTCGTTGCCGCAGGGCGGCTGGAAGCAGTCCGGGCTGGGCCGCCGTAACGGCGCCGATGCCGTGCTCAAATACGCACGGCCGCAGGCGATCGTGTCCGCTCGTGTGCAACCGGACAGCGAGTTCATCTGGTACCCGTACACCGCGATTCGCGGGGCCATCGTGCACCGCGTGGGGCGTCTTCTCGGTGCCCGCGATCTGCTTCGCAGGCTCGGCTGA
- the mntR gene encoding metal-dependent transcriptional regulator, whose translation MSPAEDGGNPPDLSPVAQDYLKVIWTAQEWSREKVSTKMLAERIGVSASTASESIRKLADQGLVHHEKYGAVTLTDTGRSAALAMVRRHRLMETFLVRELGYGWDEVHDEAEVLEHAVSDRMLDRIDAKLGFPTRDPHGDPIPAADGQVPTPPARQLSACADGDAGTVARISDHDPEMLRYFDSVGITLDSHLRVVARRDFAGMISVAVTAADAVNDDTTTVDLGSPAAEAIWVVA comes from the coding sequence GTGAGTCCTGCAGAAGACGGTGGCAACCCGCCGGATCTATCCCCGGTTGCCCAGGACTACCTCAAGGTCATCTGGACCGCGCAGGAGTGGTCGCGCGAGAAAGTCAGCACGAAAATGCTGGCAGAACGCATCGGGGTGTCGGCCTCGACGGCCTCCGAGTCGATTCGCAAGCTTGCCGATCAGGGCCTGGTGCACCACGAGAAGTACGGCGCGGTGACGCTCACCGACACCGGCCGCAGCGCGGCGCTGGCCATGGTGCGACGGCACCGCTTGATGGAGACGTTCCTGGTGCGCGAGCTCGGCTACGGCTGGGACGAGGTGCACGACGAAGCCGAGGTGCTCGAGCACGCGGTGTCGGACCGGATGCTGGACCGCATCGACGCCAAGCTCGGCTTCCCCACCCGCGACCCGCACGGCGACCCGATCCCCGCGGCCGACGGCCAGGTGCCGACTCCCCCCGCCCGGCAGCTGTCCGCGTGCGCGGACGGCGACGCCGGCACGGTCGCCCGGATTTCCGATCACGACCCCGAAATGTTGCGGTACTTCGACAGCGTCGGGATCACGCTCGATTCACATCTGCGCGTGGTGGCCCGGCGCGACTTCGCCGGGATGATCTCGGTGGCGGTCACGGCTGCCGACGCCGTGAACGACGACACGACGACCGTCGACCTGGGCAGCCCGGCGGCGGAAGCGATCTGGGTCGTCGCCTGA
- a CDS encoding bifunctional riboflavin kinase/FAD synthetase: MQRWRGQDEIPTDWGRCVLTIGVFDGVHRGHAELISHAVKAGRSRGVPTVLMTFDPHPMEVVLPGSHPAQLTTLTRRAELVEELGVDVFLVMPFTTDFMKLTPERYVHELLVERLHVLEVVVGENFTFGKKAGGNVPLLRKAGERFGFAVEGISLVAEHHQAETVTFSSTYIRSCVDAGDMAAATEALGRPHRVEGVVVRGDGRGRGLGFPTANVAPPMHSAIPADGVYAAWFTVLGHGPSVGTVTPGERYQAAVSVGTNPTFSGRTRTVEAFVLDTEADLYGQHVAVDFVSRIRGQEKFESVDDLVVAMDRDTQRARAILVPQ; the protein is encoded by the coding sequence GTGCAACGCTGGCGTGGGCAGGACGAGATCCCCACGGATTGGGGCCGATGTGTGCTCACCATCGGAGTGTTCGATGGCGTACATCGTGGACATGCAGAACTGATCAGCCATGCGGTGAAGGCCGGCCGGTCTCGCGGCGTACCCACGGTGCTGATGACGTTCGATCCGCATCCGATGGAAGTGGTCCTCCCGGGCAGTCATCCCGCGCAGCTGACGACGCTGACCCGCCGGGCCGAACTGGTCGAGGAACTCGGCGTCGACGTGTTCCTGGTGATGCCCTTCACCACCGACTTCATGAAGCTGACCCCCGAGCGGTACGTGCACGAGCTGCTCGTCGAGCGCCTGCACGTCCTCGAGGTCGTGGTCGGCGAAAACTTCACCTTCGGCAAGAAGGCCGGTGGCAACGTTCCACTGCTCCGCAAGGCCGGCGAGCGCTTCGGCTTCGCGGTCGAGGGCATCTCGCTGGTGGCCGAGCACCACCAGGCCGAGACCGTCACCTTCTCGTCGACCTACATCCGGTCGTGCGTGGACGCCGGTGACATGGCCGCCGCGACCGAGGCCCTGGGCCGCCCGCACCGCGTCGAGGGCGTCGTCGTCCGGGGTGACGGCCGCGGTCGTGGGCTGGGCTTCCCGACCGCCAACGTCGCCCCGCCCATGCACTCGGCGATCCCGGCGGACGGCGTCTACGCCGCGTGGTTCACCGTCCTGGGGCACGGTCCGTCGGTCGGCACCGTGACGCCGGGGGAGCGCTACCAGGCCGCGGTGTCGGTGGGTACCAATCCGACGTTCTCCGGCCGTACCCGCACCGTCGAGGCCTTCGTGCTCGACACCGAGGCAGACCTGTACGGACAGCACGTGGCGGTCGACTTCGTCTCGCGGATCCGCGGCCAGGAGAAGTTCGAGTCGGTGGACGACCTGGTTGTGGCCATGGACCGCGATACGCAGCGGGCTCGCGCGATTCTGGTTCCGCAGTAG
- the rpsO gene encoding 30S ribosomal protein S15, producing the protein MALTAEQKKEILGQYGLHETDTGSPEAQVALLTKRISDLTEHLKQHKHDHHSRRGLLLLVGRRRRLLKYVAQVDVARYRSLIERLGLRR; encoded by the coding sequence GTGGCACTCACTGCCGAGCAGAAAAAAGAGATCCTGGGTCAGTACGGCCTGCATGAGACCGACACCGGTTCGCCGGAGGCTCAGGTCGCCCTGCTGACCAAGCGCATCTCGGACCTGACCGAGCACCTCAAGCAGCACAAGCACGACCACCACAGCCGTCGTGGCCTGCTGCTGCTGGTCGGCCGTCGCCGCCGGCTGCTCAAGTACGTCGCTCAGGTCGACGTCGCGCGGTACCGCTCGCTGATCGAGCGTCTGGGTCTGCGTCGCTGA
- a CDS encoding polyribonucleotide nucleotidyltransferase, translated as MSAVEIEEGVFESTAVIDNGSFGTRTIRFETGRLARQAAGSVVAYLDDETMLLSATTASKSPKDHFDFFPLTVDVEERMYAAGRIPGSFFRREGRPSTDAILTCRLIDRPLRPSFVSGLRNEIQVVVTVLSLDPKDLYDVVAINAASASTQLAGLPFSGPVGGVRVALIEGQWVAFPTNEQLEKAVFDMVVAGRKVEGDVAIMMVEAEATDNVIDLIAGGAGAPTEAVVAEGLEAAKPFIAALCTAQAELAEAAAKETGEFPLFPDYADDAFQAVAAVATDALSQALTIASKQEREERTDEIKVEVLSRLAETYAGREKEIGAAFRSLTKKLVRQRILTDHFRIDGRGITDIRALSAEVAVIPRAHGSALFERGETQIMGITTLDMIKMAQQIDSLGPETTKRYMHHYNFPPYSTGETGRVGSPKRREIGHGALAERALMPVLPSVEEFPYAIRQVSEALGSNGSTSMGSVCASTLALLNAGVPLKAPVAGIAMGLVSDEVDGETRYVALTDILGAEDAFGDMDFKVAGTKDFVTALQLDTKLDGIPSKVLAGALAQAKDARLTILDVMAEAIDEPDEMSPYAPRITTIKVPVDKIGEVIGPKGKVINQITEETGANISIEDDGTVFVGASNGEAAQAAIDKINAIANPQLPKIGERFLGTVVKTTDFGAFVSLLPGRDGLVHISKLGKGKRVAKVEDVVNVGDKLRVEIADISADNRGKGQKISLILVDEEGAAAADSTADAAAETETAPADAAPANS; from the coding sequence ATGTCTGCAGTTGAAATTGAAGAGGGCGTGTTCGAGTCGACCGCCGTCATCGACAACGGGAGCTTCGGCACCCGCACCATCCGCTTCGAGACCGGCCGTCTGGCACGTCAGGCCGCCGGCTCCGTCGTCGCCTACCTGGACGACGAGACCATGCTCCTGTCGGCCACCACGGCCAGCAAGAGCCCCAAGGACCACTTCGACTTCTTCCCCCTGACGGTGGATGTCGAGGAGCGCATGTACGCCGCGGGCCGCATCCCCGGCTCGTTCTTCCGTCGCGAGGGCCGGCCCTCCACCGACGCGATCCTGACCTGCCGCCTGATCGACCGGCCGCTGCGCCCGTCGTTCGTCTCGGGCCTGCGCAACGAAATCCAGGTCGTCGTCACCGTGCTGAGCCTGGACCCCAAGGACCTGTACGACGTCGTGGCCATCAACGCCGCGTCGGCGTCCACCCAGCTGGCCGGTCTGCCGTTCTCCGGTCCGGTCGGTGGCGTCCGCGTCGCGCTGATCGAGGGTCAGTGGGTCGCGTTCCCGACCAACGAGCAGCTCGAGAAGGCTGTCTTCGACATGGTCGTCGCCGGCCGCAAGGTTGAAGGTGACGTCGCGATCATGATGGTCGAGGCCGAGGCCACCGACAACGTGATCGACCTGATCGCCGGTGGCGCCGGCGCCCCCACCGAGGCCGTCGTGGCCGAGGGCCTGGAGGCCGCCAAGCCGTTCATCGCCGCACTGTGCACCGCCCAGGCCGAGCTGGCCGAGGCTGCCGCCAAGGAGACCGGCGAATTCCCGCTGTTCCCCGACTACGCCGACGACGCCTTCCAGGCCGTCGCCGCGGTGGCCACCGACGCGCTGTCGCAGGCGCTGACCATCGCAAGCAAGCAGGAGCGTGAAGAGCGCACCGACGAGATCAAGGTCGAGGTGCTCAGCCGGTTGGCCGAGACCTATGCCGGCCGCGAGAAGGAGATCGGCGCGGCGTTCCGCTCGCTGACCAAGAAGCTGGTTCGCCAGCGCATCCTGACCGACCACTTCCGCATCGACGGCCGTGGCATCACCGACATCCGCGCCCTGAGCGCCGAGGTCGCCGTGATCCCGCGGGCGCACGGCAGCGCGCTGTTCGAGCGCGGCGAGACCCAGATCATGGGTATCACCACGCTGGACATGATCAAGATGGCTCAGCAGATCGACTCGCTCGGTCCCGAGACCACCAAGCGCTACATGCACCACTACAACTTCCCGCCGTACTCGACCGGTGAGACCGGCCGCGTGGGTTCGCCCAAGCGCCGCGAGATCGGCCACGGTGCGCTGGCCGAGCGGGCCCTGATGCCGGTGCTGCCGAGCGTCGAGGAGTTCCCGTACGCCATCCGTCAGGTCTCGGAAGCGTTGGGCTCCAACGGTTCCACCTCGATGGGCTCGGTCTGTGCCTCGACCCTGGCGCTGCTGAACGCCGGTGTGCCGCTGAAGGCCCCGGTTGCCGGTATCGCCATGGGCCTGGTGTCCGACGAGGTCGACGGTGAGACCCGCTACGTCGCCCTGACCGACATCCTGGGCGCCGAGGATGCCTTCGGCGACATGGACTTCAAGGTCGCCGGCACCAAGGACTTCGTCACCGCCCTGCAGCTGGACACCAAGCTGGACGGCATCCCGTCCAAGGTGCTGGCCGGTGCCCTGGCCCAGGCCAAGGACGCGCGTCTGACCATCCTGGACGTCATGGCCGAGGCCATCGACGAGCCGGACGAGATGAGCCCGTACGCGCCGCGCATCACCACCATCAAGGTGCCGGTCGACAAGATCGGTGAGGTGATCGGGCCCAAGGGCAAGGTGATCAACCAGATCACCGAGGAGACCGGTGCGAACATCTCCATCGAGGACGACGGCACCGTGTTCGTCGGCGCCTCGAACGGCGAGGCGGCGCAGGCGGCGATCGACAAGATCAACGCCATCGCCAACCCGCAGCTGCCCAAGATCGGTGAGCGGTTCCTCGGTACCGTGGTGAAGACGACGGACTTCGGTGCGTTCGTCTCGCTGCTGCCGGGCCGTGACGGTCTGGTGCACATCTCCAAGCTCGGCAAGGGCAAGCGCGTCGCGAAGGTCGAGGACGTCGTGAACGTCGGCGACAAGCTGCGCGTGGAGATCGCGGACATCTCCGCGGACAACCGTGGCAAGGGTCAGAAGATCTCGCTGATCCTCGTGGATGAAGAGGGTGCGGCAGCGGCGGATTCGACCGCCGATGCTGCTGCCGAAACGGAGACTGCACCGGCAGATGCCGCGCCTGCAAACTCCTAA
- a CDS encoding pitrilysin family protein, protein MPRLQTPKSTTRDGRGSAATSLQAPAAVRKTNLPGGLRVVTEHLPHVHSASVGVWVNVGSRDEGPSVAGAAHFLEHLLFKSTPTRSAVEIAQSMDAVGGELNAFTAREHTCYYAHVLDSDLGLAIDLVSDVVLNGRCAASDVELERDVVLEEIAMRDDDPEDTLADVFLGSMFGTHPVGRPVIGSVESITSMTRNQLHSFHVRRYTPDRMVVAVAGNIDHDEVVAMVRKHFRPHLVRGRKPVPPRKGAGRVPGTPTLQFIKRDSEQAHMYLGVRTPGRNWEHRWALSVLNTALGGGLSSRLFQQIRENRGLAYSVYSTIDTFSDAGALSVYSACLPDRFDEVVRVTTDVLEDVAREGITADELRIAKGSMRGGLVLGLEDSGSRMHRIGRAELNYGNHKSISDTLASIDAVTLEEVNAVARELLTRPFGAAVLGPHRSKRSLPKQLRSLD, encoded by the coding sequence ATGCCGCGCCTGCAAACTCCTAAATCGACAACGCGCGACGGCCGGGGTTCTGCAGCGACATCGCTGCAGGCCCCGGCCGCCGTGCGCAAGACCAACCTCCCGGGCGGGCTGCGGGTCGTCACCGAACACCTGCCGCACGTGCATTCGGCGTCGGTCGGGGTGTGGGTCAACGTCGGTTCGCGTGACGAAGGCCCCAGCGTCGCCGGGGCCGCGCACTTCCTGGAACACCTGCTGTTCAAGTCGACCCCGACGCGCTCCGCTGTCGAGATCGCCCAGTCGATGGACGCCGTCGGCGGTGAGCTGAACGCCTTCACCGCTCGCGAGCACACCTGCTACTACGCGCACGTGCTCGACAGCGATCTCGGGCTGGCCATCGACCTGGTTTCGGACGTCGTGCTCAACGGCCGTTGTGCCGCAAGCGATGTCGAGCTGGAGCGTGACGTGGTGCTCGAAGAGATCGCCATGCGCGACGACGATCCCGAGGACACCCTCGCGGACGTCTTCCTCGGCTCCATGTTCGGCACGCACCCGGTGGGTCGTCCGGTCATCGGTAGCGTCGAATCGATCACGTCGATGACCCGCAACCAGTTGCACTCGTTCCACGTCCGCCGGTACACCCCGGACCGGATGGTGGTCGCGGTCGCCGGAAACATCGACCACGACGAAGTTGTGGCCATGGTGCGCAAGCACTTTCGGCCGCACCTCGTGCGGGGCCGTAAGCCCGTGCCGCCGCGTAAGGGCGCCGGCCGGGTGCCGGGCACGCCGACTCTGCAATTCATCAAGCGTGATTCCGAGCAGGCCCACATGTACCTGGGCGTGCGCACCCCGGGCCGCAATTGGGAGCACCGGTGGGCACTGTCGGTGCTCAACACGGCGCTCGGCGGTGGGCTGAGTTCGAGGCTGTTCCAGCAGATCCGGGAGAACCGCGGACTGGCCTACTCGGTGTATTCCACGATCGACACGTTCTCCGATGCCGGTGCGCTGTCGGTGTACTCGGCGTGCCTGCCGGACCGCTTCGACGAGGTGGTCCGGGTGACCACCGACGTGCTGGAAGACGTTGCGCGCGAAGGCATCACCGCTGACGAGTTGCGTATCGCCAAGGGCTCGATGCGCGGCGGTCTGGTGCTCGGGCTGGAGGATTCCGGTTCCCGGATGCACCGCATCGGACGCGCGGAGCTGAATTACGGCAACCACAAGTCGATCTCGGACACGCTCGCGTCGATCGACGCGGTGACGCTCGAAGAGGTCAACGCCGTCGCCCGCGAACTGCTGACGCGCCCGTTCGGTGCCGCGGTCCTGGGCCCGCACCGGTCCAAGCGCTCACTGCCGAAGCAGCTGCGCTCCCTCGACTAG
- a CDS encoding DUF4334 domain-containing protein, whose product MLLQELLPAPPTTTAEALEIFDAAPAVEPDFMIGTWHGAEIPTGHPMDGLLEASGWWGKQFVDAETVHPLLFPDLSGEKLWPLNPVLAFSGAGLATKIPMLHRLPAAKPIAALRPLLRARSAKARLRTTRYRGVDTATMVYDQLPINDVFRKLSDDAVLGAMDLRGESQPYFFVLRRDDSLRLGH is encoded by the coding sequence ATGCTCTTGCAGGAACTGCTCCCAGCCCCGCCGACCACGACGGCAGAAGCACTCGAGATCTTCGACGCCGCGCCGGCCGTCGAACCCGACTTCATGATCGGCACCTGGCACGGGGCCGAGATACCCACCGGACATCCGATGGACGGGCTGCTGGAAGCCAGCGGCTGGTGGGGAAAGCAGTTCGTCGACGCCGAAACCGTCCACCCACTGCTGTTTCCCGACCTGTCCGGCGAGAAGCTGTGGCCCCTCAACCCGGTGCTGGCGTTCTCCGGCGCCGGGCTCGCCACGAAAATCCCGATGCTGCACCGGCTTCCGGCCGCCAAGCCCATCGCCGCCCTGCGGCCACTGCTGCGGGCCCGCTCGGCGAAGGCCCGGCTGCGCACCACCCGTTACCGCGGAGTCGACACCGCCACAATGGTTTACGACCAGCTGCCGATCAACGACGTTTTCCGCAAGCTGTCCGACGACGCCGTCCTGGGCGCCATGGACCTGCGCGGCGAATCGCAGCCGTACTTCTTCGTGCTGCGCCGCGACGACTCGCTACGCCTCGGCCACTGA
- the ald gene encoding alanine dehydrogenase gives MHVGIPTEIKNNEYRVAITPAGVAELIKHGHEVLIQAGAGEGSAIADNDFKAAGAQIVTTADQVWAESDLLLKVKEPIAAEYHRMRKGQTLFTYLHLAASRECTDALLASGTTSIAYETVQTADGRLPLLAPMSEVAGRLSAQVGAYHLMRSHGGRGVLMGGVPGVAPANVVVIGGGTAGFHAAQIASGMGAQVTVFDVNLDTLRRIDAEFNGRIHTRYSSSLDLEDAVKQADLVIGAVLVPGAKAPKLVTNSTVAHMKSGSVLVDIAIDQGGCFEDSKPTTHDDPTFAVHDSVFYCVANMPGAVPRTSTYALTNATLPYVLKLADQGWQAACRNDAALAKGLSTHDGELLCSQVAADLDIPLGRVAL, from the coding sequence ATGCACGTCGGTATCCCGACCGAAATCAAGAACAACGAGTACCGGGTGGCCATCACCCCGGCCGGCGTCGCCGAACTGATCAAGCACGGCCATGAGGTACTGATCCAGGCCGGGGCCGGCGAGGGATCTGCCATCGCGGACAACGACTTCAAGGCCGCCGGCGCACAGATCGTCACCACCGCGGACCAGGTCTGGGCCGAGTCGGATCTGCTGCTCAAGGTCAAGGAGCCCATCGCGGCCGAGTACCACCGCATGCGCAAGGGCCAGACGCTGTTCACCTACCTGCACCTGGCCGCCTCGCGCGAATGCACCGACGCGCTGCTGGCATCGGGCACCACCTCGATCGCCTACGAAACCGTTCAGACTGCCGACGGCCGCCTGCCGCTGCTCGCCCCGATGAGCGAAGTGGCAGGCCGGCTGTCGGCCCAGGTCGGCGCCTACCACCTCATGCGCAGCCACGGCGGCCGCGGCGTCCTGATGGGCGGCGTGCCCGGCGTGGCCCCCGCCAACGTCGTCGTCATCGGTGGTGGCACGGCAGGCTTCCACGCGGCACAGATCGCCAGTGGCATGGGCGCGCAGGTGACGGTCTTCGACGTCAACCTGGACACCCTGCGCCGGATCGACGCGGAGTTCAACGGCCGGATCCACACCCGGTACTCCTCGAGCCTGGACCTGGAAGACGCCGTCAAGCAGGCCGACCTGGTGATCGGCGCGGTGCTGGTCCCCGGCGCCAAGGCGCCCAAGCTCGTCACCAATTCGACTGTGGCCCACATGAAGTCGGGCTCGGTGCTGGTCGACATCGCGATCGACCAGGGCGGCTGCTTCGAGGACTCGAAGCCCACCACGCACGACGACCCGACCTTCGCCGTGCACGACTCGGTGTTCTACTGCGTCGCCAACATGCCCGGCGCCGTGCCGCGCACGTCGACCTACGCGCTGACCAACGCGACGCTGCCGTACGTGCTCAAGCTCGCCGACCAGGGCTGGCAGGCGGCCTGCCGGAACGACGCCGCGCTGGCCAAGGGCCTGTCGACGCACGACGGTGAGCTGCTGTGCAGCCAGGTCGCCGCGGACCTCGACATTCCGCTCGGCCGCGTCGCGCTGTAA
- a CDS encoding Lrp/AsnC family transcriptional regulator, with the protein MAPVSERSSKTSVQDASQPKDVQPVELDDVDRQIVTALHADARMPNSALAELVGIAASTCHGRVRRLQQLGVIRGFHADIDPAAIGLGLQAMISVSLQSGARARIRDFIAHMRRLPQVMDVYFLAGADDFILHVAARDTAHLRAFVVEHLNADADVAGTQTSLIFEHLRGASPL; encoded by the coding sequence ATGGCACCTGTCAGTGAACGATCTTCGAAAACGTCGGTCCAGGACGCCTCGCAGCCGAAGGATGTTCAGCCCGTCGAACTCGACGACGTCGACCGGCAGATCGTGACCGCGCTGCACGCTGACGCACGCATGCCCAACAGTGCATTGGCCGAGCTCGTCGGGATCGCCGCGTCGACGTGTCATGGCCGGGTTCGCCGGTTGCAACAGCTCGGGGTGATCCGCGGTTTCCATGCCGACATCGATCCGGCGGCCATCGGCCTGGGCCTGCAGGCGATGATCTCGGTGAGTCTGCAATCAGGGGCGCGGGCCCGCATCCGTGACTTCATCGCCCACATGCGGCGGCTGCCGCAGGTGATGGACGTCTATTTCCTGGCCGGCGCCGACGACTTCATCCTGCATGTCGCCGCCCGCGACACCGCGCACCTGCGGGCGTTCGTGGTCGAGCACCTCAACGCCGACGCCGATGTGGCGGGCACCCAGACGTCGCTGATCTTCGAGCACCTGCGGGGTGCGTCACCCCTGTAA
- a CDS encoding TetR family transcriptional regulator — protein MGRWEPNAQGRLEQAALDLYVEQGFDETTVAEIAARAGLTERTFFRHFADKREVLFRGRELADALGAAIDAAPAATTPLDAVAGALESLSDFFADRLPHARRRQAVIAANPSLQERELIKLASLATTIGDALRRRGVADPTASLVAEAGIAVFKVAFEHWLTDPADRSLAEHIREALSELRAATRS, from the coding sequence GTGGGCCGTTGGGAACCGAACGCGCAGGGCCGCTTGGAGCAGGCGGCCCTGGACCTGTACGTGGAGCAGGGCTTCGATGAGACGACGGTCGCCGAGATCGCCGCCCGAGCAGGCCTCACGGAACGCACCTTCTTCCGGCACTTCGCCGACAAACGCGAGGTGCTGTTTCGGGGCCGCGAACTCGCCGACGCACTCGGCGCCGCCATCGACGCCGCCCCGGCCGCCACCACGCCACTCGACGCCGTCGCCGGCGCACTGGAATCACTGTCCGACTTCTTCGCCGACCGTCTTCCACATGCCCGCCGGCGCCAGGCCGTGATCGCCGCCAATCCGAGCCTGCAAGAACGCGAACTCATCAAGCTCGCATCGCTGGCGACGACCATCGGCGATGCGTTACGCCGGCGCGGCGTCGCCGACCCCACAGCGAGCCTGGTCGCCGAGGCCGGTATCGCGGTGTTCAAGGTGGCGTTCGAACACTGGCTCACCGACCCCGCCGACCGTAGCCTCGCCGAGCACATCCGCGAGGCACTCTCCGAACTCCGGGCCGCGACCCGATCCTGA